The proteins below come from a single Chryseobacterium capnotolerans genomic window:
- the aceB gene encoding malate synthase A, whose protein sequence is MKTKTQLKITAQKQFEEIFTPDLIDFLIALHQNFNQKRVELLEERKKTQKEFDQGNLPKFPKETEEIRNGNWVCAPLPEDLLDRRVEITGPVDRKMIINALNSGALTFMADFEDSNSPTWNNCMEGQINLSDAIKRNIDFVNEAGKAYQLNEKTAVLLVRPRGLHLPEKHIKINDEETSGSLIDFGIYFFKNAKNLLEKGSGPYFYLPKLEHYKEARWWNEVFVFAQEYLGIPQGTIKATVLIETITASFQIDEILYELKEHSSGLNCGRWDYIFSYIKKFRNLPEFIVPDRDQVTMTSPFMSAYSKRVIEGCHKRNVHAMGGMAAQIPVKNDDEANNTAFEKVRSDKEREVKNGHDGTWVAHPALVSVAKDIFDQYMPSKNQIDKKVEYNIQENDLLEIPKGAITEKGVRKNINVGILYLESWLMGTGAAAIYNLMEDAATAEISRTQIWQWLKNEAVLSDDRTLTRSMVLQWESEEMDNIEKYVGEARFKSGKFNLAKELFNELIFSENFEEFLTLKAYPFI, encoded by the coding sequence ATGAAAACCAAGACTCAATTAAAAATTACGGCTCAGAAGCAGTTTGAAGAAATTTTCACTCCCGATTTGATAGATTTTCTGATAGCGCTTCATCAGAATTTTAACCAGAAAAGAGTAGAGCTTTTAGAAGAAAGGAAAAAAACTCAGAAAGAATTCGATCAGGGGAATCTTCCGAAATTTCCGAAAGAGACGGAAGAGATCAGAAATGGAAATTGGGTATGTGCTCCACTGCCGGAAGATTTACTCGACAGAAGAGTGGAAATTACAGGACCGGTTGACCGTAAAATGATTATCAATGCTCTAAACTCAGGAGCCTTGACCTTCATGGCGGATTTTGAGGACAGCAACTCGCCGACTTGGAACAATTGTATGGAAGGGCAAATTAATCTTTCCGACGCGATCAAAAGAAACATAGATTTTGTCAACGAGGCAGGAAAAGCTTATCAATTGAATGAAAAGACTGCTGTTTTATTGGTACGTCCAAGAGGATTACATCTCCCTGAAAAACATATTAAGATCAATGATGAAGAAACTTCAGGATCTCTCATAGATTTTGGAATTTATTTTTTCAAAAACGCTAAAAATCTCTTGGAGAAAGGAAGTGGCCCTTACTTTTATCTTCCAAAATTAGAACATTATAAAGAAGCAAGATGGTGGAATGAAGTATTTGTCTTTGCTCAGGAATATCTGGGAATTCCGCAAGGAACGATTAAAGCAACTGTTTTAATTGAAACCATTACAGCTTCATTTCAGATTGATGAAATTTTATATGAATTAAAAGAACACAGCTCAGGCCTGAATTGTGGAAGATGGGATTATATATTCTCATACATCAAAAAATTCAGAAATCTTCCGGAGTTTATTGTTCCGGACAGAGACCAGGTAACCATGACCTCTCCTTTTATGAGTGCCTATTCAAAAAGAGTGATTGAAGGCTGCCACAAAAGAAATGTTCATGCGATGGGCGGAATGGCAGCACAAATTCCGGTAAAAAATGATGATGAAGCCAATAATACAGCTTTTGAAAAAGTAAGAAGTGATAAGGAAAGAGAAGTGAAAAATGGTCATGACGGAACCTGGGTAGCGCATCCGGCATTGGTTTCAGTGGCTAAGGATATTTTTGATCAATACATGCCTTCTAAAAATCAGATCGATAAAAAAGTTGAATACAACATACAGGAAAATGATCTGCTTGAAATTCCAAAAGGAGCTATTACAGAAAAAGGAGTAAGAAAAAATATCAATGTAGGCATTCTTTATCTGGAAAGCTGGCTGATGGGAACTGGTGCAGCAGCCATTTATAATCTGATGGAAGATGCTGCTACGGCAGAAATTTCCAGAACACAAATCTGGCAATGGCTAAAAAATGAAGCGGTGTTAAGTGATGACAGAACATTAACCAGAAGTATGGTTCTTCAATGGGAATCTGAAGAAATGGACAATATTGAAAAATATGTGGGTGAAGCCCGTTTTAAAAGCGGAAAATTCAACCTTGCTAAAGAATTGTTCAATGAATTGATATTTTCTGAAAACTTTGAAGAATTTTTAACCCTGAAAGCATACCCTTTTATTTAG
- a CDS encoding OmpH family outer membrane protein yields MKLIKLFFIAAGLTLTANAVNAQQKIGSVNTEDIFENLAEVKTAGTTLDNLTKTKQAEIDKLIGEYQTKLKVAQDKEKTFNDTNKEALTKELIAAQTELDSLGKKIEEARAQAAKEISAKQGELFTPIQQKIKTAIFAVSKERNLNFVFDVATQGSNLIYTDGSEDITDQVKTKLGASTTTAKPAAGKAKK; encoded by the coding sequence ATGAAACTAATTAAATTATTTTTTATTGCAGCAGGATTAACTTTAACTGCTAATGCTGTAAATGCTCAACAAAAGATCGGAAGCGTAAATACTGAAGACATTTTTGAAAACTTAGCTGAAGTAAAAACAGCTGGAACAACTCTTGATAACCTGACTAAAACAAAGCAGGCTGAAATTGATAAACTGATCGGTGAATATCAAACAAAGTTGAAAGTAGCACAGGATAAAGAAAAAACATTCAACGATACTAATAAAGAAGCTTTAACTAAAGAATTAATTGCTGCACAAACAGAACTTGATAGTTTGGGTAAAAAAATTGAAGAGGCAAGAGCACAGGCAGCTAAGGAGATTTCTGCTAAACAAGGCGAATTGTTTACTCCAATACAACAAAAAATAAAGACTGCTATTTTTGCGGTGTCTAAAGAAAGAAATCTGAACTTTGTATTTGATGTGGCTACACAAGGGAGTAATCTTATTTATACAGATGGAAGCGAAGATATTACCGATCAGGTAAAAACAAAATTGGGAGCTTCTACCACAACTGCTAAACCTGCAGCTGGAAAAGCTAAAAAATAA
- the aceA gene encoding isocitrate lyase, which produces MKTKQEQIQAIEQDWLTNPRWNGVKRPYTAEEVLKLRGSYKIEYTIATEMSKKFWEKLNTQDYVAGLGALTGNQAVQEVDAGLEAIYLSGWQVAADANLSGEMYPDQSLYPANSVPSVVKKINNALLRADQVQSVSGAGDKEYLVPIIADAEAGFGGNLNAFELMKQMIEAGAAGVHFEDQLSSAKKCGHLGGKVLVPTQEAINKLIAARLAADVLGVPSLIIARTDADAADLLTSDIDDRDKKFVTGERTSEGFYVVRNGVEQGIDRGLSYAPYADLIWMETSNPDLEQAKRFADGIHAQFPGKMLAYNCSPSFNWAAKLSVEEMSTFREELAKMGYKFQFITLAGFHALNTAMFELALAYKEKGMAGYSELQEREFALQQKGFRAVKHQSFVGTGYFDEVQNIVTNGSSATVAMKDSTETAQFH; this is translated from the coding sequence ATGAAAACAAAACAAGAACAAATCCAGGCTATAGAGCAAGATTGGCTGACAAATCCACGTTGGAATGGTGTAAAAAGACCTTATACAGCGGAAGAAGTATTAAAACTTCGTGGTTCTTATAAAATAGAATATACCATTGCGACAGAAATGTCTAAGAAATTTTGGGAAAAACTCAATACTCAAGATTATGTCGCAGGACTTGGAGCTTTAACAGGAAATCAGGCGGTGCAGGAAGTGGATGCTGGTTTAGAAGCAATTTATCTTTCAGGCTGGCAGGTAGCTGCAGATGCTAACTTATCTGGAGAAATGTATCCTGATCAATCTTTGTATCCTGCGAATTCTGTACCTTCTGTAGTGAAAAAAATAAACAATGCTTTATTAAGAGCAGACCAGGTTCAATCCGTGAGTGGAGCAGGAGATAAAGAATACCTTGTTCCAATTATTGCAGATGCTGAGGCTGGTTTTGGAGGAAACTTAAATGCTTTTGAACTGATGAAGCAAATGATTGAAGCAGGGGCCGCCGGTGTACATTTTGAAGATCAGCTTTCTTCTGCAAAAAAATGTGGACATTTAGGAGGGAAAGTATTGGTTCCTACTCAGGAAGCTATTAATAAACTAATTGCAGCACGTTTGGCCGCAGATGTATTGGGGGTTCCAAGTCTTATTATTGCAAGAACTGATGCTGATGCTGCAGACTTATTGACTTCAGATATTGATGACAGAGATAAAAAATTCGTAACAGGAGAGAGAACTTCTGAAGGATTTTATGTGGTAAGAAACGGAGTAGAACAAGGAATAGACAGAGGATTGTCCTATGCGCCTTATGCAGACCTAATCTGGATGGAAACTTCAAATCCGGATCTGGAACAGGCAAAAAGATTTGCTGATGGTATTCATGCACAATTTCCGGGAAAAATGCTTGCTTATAACTGCTCTCCCTCATTCAACTGGGCTGCAAAGCTAAGTGTTGAAGAAATGTCAACCTTCCGCGAGGAGTTGGCAAAAATGGGATATAAATTCCAGTTTATTACGTTAGCGGGATTCCATGCTTTGAATACCGCAATGTTTGAGCTGGCTTTAGCTTATAAAGAAAAAGGAATGGCGGGTTATTCCGAGCTTCAGGAACGTGAGTTTGCATTACAGCAAAAAGGATTCAGAGCCGTAAAACATCAGTCTTTTGTAGGAACAGGATATTTTGATGAGGTTCAGAATATTGTTACCAATGGATCTTCAGCTACCGTAGCGATGAAAGACTCTACAGAAACGGCACAGTTTCATTAA